A genomic region of Rhodothermales bacterium contains the following coding sequences:
- a CDS encoding D-aminoacylase — MRRLLLLLTLAPLGCYTPEQTAFDTVILGGRIIDGTGAAWYHGDVGIRGDRIARILPAGILGPEDGAEVIDAEGLVVAPGFIDIQSHSRGDLLNGDGRVVSKVTQGITTEILGENVTNAPANERTLAAAGVDHDPQARDRIMRFSGPRGFDAWLQAMEDHGMSVNAGSFVGAATIRVYAKGEAEGAATPAELDTMRAALSRAMQDGAFGFATALIYPPGAFADTDELSAVAEAMAPYGGLYITHMRSEADNLLPAIDEAIEIGRRAGVPVEIYHLKAAGRRNWHKAALAVAKIDSARAAGLDVQADMYPYTAGGTGLTAALPPWASADGQLMENLSDPEMRRRIRAEVLNPTSDWENLAELATPEGVLLAGFRNEANKARWTGKRLSEAAAELDTDWITAAMDLILSDSSRVGTIYFLMSEDNVAYQMQQPWMKFGTDAGGFDPDSATGLAHPRAYGTFPRILGRYVREQGVMPLEDAVRKMTSAVATRIGLQDRGLLREGFFADIAVFNADTIIDHATFDAPHQLSTGVEHVLVNGTAVVRDGAHTGALPGRAVRGPGWSGR, encoded by the coding sequence ATGCGACGACTCCTGCTGTTATTGACGCTTGCCCCCCTCGGATGTTACACGCCGGAGCAGACCGCGTTCGACACGGTCATTCTGGGTGGACGCATTATCGACGGGACCGGAGCCGCCTGGTACCATGGCGACGTCGGCATCCGCGGAGACCGCATCGCCCGGATCCTCCCGGCCGGAATCCTGGGCCCTGAGGATGGCGCGGAGGTCATCGATGCGGAAGGCCTGGTCGTGGCTCCGGGTTTTATCGACATCCAGAGTCATTCCCGGGGAGACCTGTTGAATGGCGATGGGCGGGTGGTCTCGAAAGTCACCCAGGGCATTACAACCGAGATTCTCGGCGAGAATGTGACCAACGCTCCGGCCAATGAGCGCACGCTGGCGGCGGCCGGCGTTGATCACGACCCGCAGGCCAGGGACCGGATCATGCGGTTCAGTGGTCCACGCGGATTCGACGCGTGGCTGCAGGCCATGGAGGACCACGGCATGTCCGTGAATGCCGGTTCGTTCGTGGGGGCAGCGACCATCCGGGTCTATGCCAAGGGAGAGGCTGAGGGTGCGGCGACGCCTGCCGAACTGGACACCATGCGCGCTGCGCTCAGCCGCGCGATGCAGGATGGTGCGTTCGGATTCGCGACGGCGCTGATCTATCCGCCCGGCGCGTTCGCGGATACCGATGAACTGTCCGCCGTTGCCGAGGCCATGGCGCCCTATGGCGGCCTGTACATCACGCACATGCGGTCGGAGGCGGACAATCTGTTGCCGGCCATCGACGAAGCCATCGAGATCGGTCGTCGGGCGGGTGTGCCGGTGGAGATCTACCACTTGAAGGCCGCCGGGCGTCGCAACTGGCACAAGGCGGCCCTGGCCGTCGCGAAAATCGATTCGGCGCGGGCTGCCGGACTGGACGTGCAGGCCGACATGTATCCCTACACGGCGGGCGGCACCGGCCTTACTGCCGCCCTGCCGCCGTGGGCATCGGCAGACGGTCAGCTGATGGAAAACCTTTCGGACCCGGAAATGCGCCGGCGCATTCGGGCCGAAGTGCTGAATCCCACCTCGGATTGGGAGAATCTGGCTGAGCTTGCTACTCCTGAGGGCGTGCTGCTGGCCGGATTCCGCAACGAAGCCAACAAGGCGCGCTGGACCGGGAAACGGCTTTCAGAGGCGGCAGCCGAACTGGACACCGACTGGATCACGGCCGCGATGGACCTGATCCTGTCTGACTCCAGTCGCGTCGGCACGATCTATTTCCTCATGAGCGAGGACAACGTGGCCTATCAGATGCAGCAGCCCTGGATGAAATTCGGTACCGATGCGGGCGGGTTCGACCCCGACTCGGCGACCGGCCTTGCCCACCCGCGAGCCTATGGCACGTTTCCTCGCATTCTCGGGCGCTATGTGCGCGAGCAGGGCGTGATGCCGCTCGAGGACGCCGTGCGCAAGATGACCTCCGCAGTGGCGACCCGCATCGGCCTGCAGGATCGCGGGCTGCTGAGGGAAGGCTTCTTTGCCGACATCGCCGTCTTCAACGCGGACACGATCATTGACCACGCCACCTTCGACGCCCCGCATCAACTGTCGACCGGAGTCGAACACGTTCTTGTCAACGGCACGGCCGTGGTGCGTGACGGAGCGCACACCGGCGCTCTGCCCGGACGTGCGGTGCGCGGTCCGGGCTGGTCGGGCCGGTAG
- a CDS encoding PQQ-dependent sugar dehydrogenase has product MRSFLSVLSVFAVSLTALTPAACGQSYDSAKHDYRLTEVVSGLENAWALAFLPNGDMLVTERPGRLRLVKDGVLQDAPVSGVPDVFARGQGGLLDVVLHPDFDSNSLVYISYSKPQGETASTTAVIRGQYADGALTGVEEVFEAVSSGRGHYGSRLAFDADNYLFISVGDRQDPPRGDLEAHSAQDRANHHGTISRIHDDGRIPEDNPFVGVDGVQPSIWSFGHRNPQGLAFHPETGDLWSTEHGPQGGDEFNLILPEINYGWPVIGYGVNYRSGSAIHESTHREGMEQPKHFWVPSIGTSGLVIYDGDVFPEWKGDALAGGLRGAQVARLELDGQSVTLEETLAQGAGRVRDVRQGPDGYVYIVLDAAGGRSVVRMEPVTGTD; this is encoded by the coding sequence ATGCGCTCCTTTCTTTCTGTCCTCAGTGTTTTCGCCGTCAGCCTGACGGCCCTGACACCGGCCGCTTGCGGTCAGTCCTATGACTCCGCGAAACATGACTACCGGCTGACCGAGGTCGTTTCCGGCCTGGAAAACGCGTGGGCGCTCGCGTTCCTGCCGAATGGCGACATGCTGGTCACTGAGCGCCCGGGACGCTTGCGGCTGGTCAAGGATGGGGTCCTGCAGGACGCTCCGGTATCCGGCGTGCCCGATGTGTTTGCCCGCGGACAGGGCGGACTGCTGGACGTGGTGCTGCATCCGGACTTCGACTCGAACAGCCTGGTCTATATCAGCTATTCGAAACCCCAAGGTGAGACCGCATCGACCACCGCCGTTATTCGAGGCCAGTACGCCGACGGTGCGCTGACGGGTGTCGAAGAAGTATTTGAAGCCGTCTCGAGCGGCCGCGGTCACTATGGCAGCCGTCTGGCATTCGACGCGGACAACTACCTGTTCATCAGCGTCGGCGACCGGCAGGACCCGCCGCGCGGTGATCTGGAGGCGCATTCGGCGCAGGATCGCGCCAACCACCACGGCACGATCAGCCGCATCCATGACGATGGGCGCATCCCCGAGGACAACCCCTTCGTCGGTGTGGACGGCGTGCAGCCCTCCATCTGGAGTTTCGGACACCGCAACCCGCAGGGGCTGGCATTCCATCCGGAGACCGGTGATCTCTGGTCCACCGAGCACGGCCCACAGGGTGGCGACGAGTTCAACCTGATCCTGCCGGAGATCAATTACGGCTGGCCCGTCATCGGCTATGGCGTCAACTACCGCTCCGGCAGTGCGATCCATGAGAGCACGCATCGCGAGGGCATGGAGCAGCCCAAGCATTTCTGGGTGCCGTCCATCGGCACGTCAGGCCTGGTGATCTATGACGGTGACGTCTTTCCGGAATGGAAGGGCGATGCGCTCGCAGGTGGCCTGCGCGGTGCACAGGTAGCCAGGCTCGAGCTGGACGGACAGTCGGTAACGCTGGAGGAGACCCTGGCCCAGGGCGCAGGCCGGGTGCGCGATGTGCGTCAGGGGCCAGACGGCTACGTCTACATTGTGCTGGACGCCGCGGGCGGGCGCTCCGTGGTGCGCATGGAGCCGGTCACCGGGACCGACTAG
- a CDS encoding helix-turn-helix transcriptional regulator, whose amino-acid sequence MSTPVTNCIRHLRFHHNEMTQQELADLVGATRQTIHAIEAGKYAPSLELAFRIARAFEVKLTEVFGFEED is encoded by the coding sequence ATGAGCACGCCGGTTACCAACTGCATCCGTCACCTGCGTTTCCACCATAACGAGATGACCCAGCAGGAACTCGCCGACCTGGTGGGCGCGACCCGGCAGACCATTCACGCCATCGAAGCCGGCAAGTACGCGCCTTCGCTGGAACTGGCCTTCCGCATAGCCCGCGCCTTCGAAGTCAAGCTGACCGAGGTATTCGGATTCGAAGAGGACTGA